A genome region from Bemisia tabaci chromosome 3, PGI_BMITA_v3 includes the following:
- the LOC109030713 gene encoding TIP41-like protein, whose product MALVCDEQKFESWTVKTQKSHILGSICVNAKSGGCEGKPPASKCDYCSFTSSVELPHLPEMVFPNNILTVCHESGCGFTFQALEALKTVIVGSMPLKVACSDVWKSSRQDSGYMDRLIHSFDWTFTTLYRGSLLGNFVVDDKTECRINLEKLKEKEQILHYEDMMLFEDELHDNGISVLSVKIRVMPSGFFILLRFFLRVDGVLVRINDTRIHHEFCNNYAIRETTLKESQISELNVPLGHLGDPNLILPHLNLKTTVCEKLSFPSS is encoded by the coding sequence ATGGCTCTGGTGTGTGATGAACAGAAGTTCGAGTCTTGGACAGTGAAGACTCAGAAGAGTCATATTTTAGGATCTATCTGTGTTAACGCCAAATCTGGTGGTTGTGAAGGAAAACCACCTGCCAGCAAATGTGACTATTGCAGTTTCACATCAAGCGTTGAGCTCCCTCACTTGCCAGAAATGGTCTTTCCAAACAACATTTTGACAGTATGCCATGAAAGCGGATGTGGGTTTACTTTCCAAGCACTGGAGGCTCTGAAAACGGTTATTGTTGGTAGTATGCCGCTCAAAGTAGCTTGCTCAGATGTGTGGAAATCATCTCGCCAGGATAGTGGCTATATGGATAGGTTAATTCATTCGTTTGACTGGACATTCACAACATTGTACCGAGGGTCTCTCCTCGGCAATTTCGTTGTAGATGATAAAACAGAATGTAGaatcaatttagaaaaattaaaagaaaaggaacagATTTTACACTATGAAGACATGATGCTTTTTGAGGATGAACTGCATGATAATGGAATTTCTGTTCTTTCTGTAAAGATTCGTGTAATGCCAAGTgggttttttattcttcttcgattttttttgcgAGTTGATGGTGTTCTAGTGCGAATCAATGATACCAGAATTCATCATGAGTTTTGTAACAATTACGCCATTCGCGAAACAACTTTGAAGGAAAGTCAGATCTCTGAGCTCAATGTTCCTTTAGGTCACCTCGGGGACCCAAATTTAATTCTACCCCACCTGAATTTGAAAACAACAGtatgtgaaaaattatcttttccATCATCGTAG